In one window of Miscanthus floridulus cultivar M001 chromosome 12, ASM1932011v1, whole genome shotgun sequence DNA:
- the LOC136498294 gene encoding probable receptor-like protein kinase At1g49730, giving the protein MRRRLAPALLLAAALLLAARPGPAVIAAGNSTIFGRFSYKEMKKATRNFSTVLGEGQDGTVFRGQLNDGSVAAIRHVKCSPKQSQNEFCKEMEFLGRLHHRHLVGLKGFCSTRFERFQVYEYMENGSLQDHLHSPSKHLLPWKNRVQIAIDVANALEYLHFYCDPPLFHGDVKPSNVFLDKNYLAKLAGCGLAHHSSSGNTIPSRTPVNVKIQATPGYVDPEYMVTQEVTMKSDVYSYGVLLLELVTGKPVIQDNKSLVEWSRELIGTDYRLHELVDPSVVDAFDLDELQVVADVIHWCTHRDGAARPSMKQVLRILYERLDPLSGRFERAVEGEEGYYYCHGGGRVKGKQAGGDLIGFSGDAARSWLPSSSSTSRSHCSRSVLLECNSPELESSPAHGNAAFLA; this is encoded by the exons ATGCGGCGGCGCCTCGCTCCGGCACTGCTCCTCGCCGCCGCGCTGCTGCTGGCGGCGCGCCCGGGCCCAGCGGTGATCGCGGCAG GCAATTCCACCATTTTTGGCAGATTTAGTTACAAAGAAATGAAGAAAGCAACAAGGAACTTCAGCACAGTGTTAGGAGAAGGTCAAGATGGTACAGTATTCAGAGGACAACTAAATGATGGATCTGTGGCTGCTATCAGACACGTCAAGTGTTCACCAAAACAAAGTCAAAATGAATTTTGTAAAGAAATGGAATTTCTTGGGCGGTTGCATCATCGGCATCTTGTTGGACTAAAAGGTTTTTGTTCAACAAGATTTGAGAG GTTTcaggtgtatgaatacatggaaaatGGAAGCCTTCAAGATCATCTACATT CGCCGAGTAAACACCTGCTACCATGGAAAAATAGGGTCCAAATTGCCATCGATGTTGCTAATGCTTTG GAGTACCTTCATTTTTATTGTGATCCTCCACTATTCCATGGAGATGTTAAGCCTAGCAATGTCTTCTTGGACAAGAATTACCTTGCAAAG CTTGCTGGTTGTGGCCTTGCGCACCACTCTAGTAGTGGCAATACAATTCCCAGTCGCACCCCAGTAAATGTGAAGATCCAAGCAACTCCTG GCTACGTAGATCCTGAGTACATGGTGACCCAGGAGGTaaccatgaagagcgacgtgtaCAGCTACGGCGTGCTTTTGCTGGAGCTGGTGACGGGGAAGCCGGTGATCCAGGACAACAAGAGCCTCGTGGAGTGGTCCCGCGAGCTCATCGGCACGGACTACCGGCTCCACGAGCTGGTCGACCCGTCGGTGGTGGACGCGTTCGACCTGGACGAGCTGCAGGTGGTGGCGGACGTGATCCACTGGTGCACGCACCGGGACGGCGCGGCACGGCCGTCCATGAAGCAGGTGCTCCGCATCCTGTACGAGCGTCTGGACCCGCTGTCCGGGCGGTTCGAGCGCGCCGTGGAGGGCGAGGAGGGGTACTACTACTGCCACGGCGGCGGGCGGGTGAAGGGGAAGCAGGCAGGCGGCGACTTGATCGGGTTCAGCGGCGACGCGGCGCGGTCGTGGCTGCCGTCGTCGAGCAGCACGTCCAGGTCGCACTGCAGCCGCAGCGTGCTGCTGGAGTGCAACTCGCCCGAGCTGGAGTCGTCCCCGGCCCACGGCAACGCCGCGTTCCTGGCCTGA